One window of Pogoniulus pusillus isolate bPogPus1 chromosome 9, bPogPus1.pri, whole genome shotgun sequence genomic DNA carries:
- the TSPAN5 gene encoding tetraspanin-5 isoform X2, producing MSGKHYKGPEVSCCIKYFIFGFNVIFWFLGIAFLGIGLWAWNEKGVLSNISSITDLGGFDPVWLFLVVGGVMFILGFAGCIGALRENTFLLKFFSVFLGIIFFLELTAGVLAFVFKDWIKDQLYFFINNNIRAYRDDIDLQNLIDFTQEYWQCCGAFGADDWNLNIYFNCTDSNASRERCGVPFSCCTKDPAEDVINTQCGYDARQKPEVDQQIVIYTKGCVPQFEKWLQDNLTIVAGIFIGIALLQIFGICLAQNLVSDIEAVRASW from the exons tTCCTTGGCATTGCATTTCTTGGGATTGGATTGTGGGCATGGAATGAAAAG GGAGTGCTATCCAATATCTCCTCAATCACGGATCTGGGAGGCTTTGATCCAGTTTGGCTCTTCCTAGTGGTAGGAGGAGTTATGTTCATTTTGGGATTTGCAGGATGCATCGGAGCTCTGAGAGAAAATACCTTTCTTCTCAAATTT TTTTCAGTATTTCTTGGAATTATTTTCTTCCTGGAACTCACTGCTGGTGTTCTAGCGTTTGTTTTCAAAGACTGGATAAAGGACCAGCTGTATTTCTTTATAAACAACAACATCCGAGCATACAGAGATGACATTGATTTGCAAAACCTCATAGACTTCACACAGGAATAT tggcagtgctgtggggctTTTGGAGCTGATGACTGGAACCTCAATATTTACTTCAACTGCACAGACTCCAATGCAAGCCGAGAGCGCTGTGGTGTGCCCTTTTCTTGTTGCACAAAAGACCCTGCT GAAGATGTTATTAACACTCAGTGTGGCTATGATGCAAGGCAAAAACCA GAAGTTGATCAGCAGATTGTTATCTACACTAAAGGCTGTGTCCCTCAGTTTGAGAAATGGTTGCAGGACAATCTTACCATAGTTGCTGGTATATTCATTGGGATAGCATTACTGCAG ATATTTGGGATATGCTTAGCTCAGAATTTGGTTAGTGACATTGAAGCTGTCAGAGCCAGCTGGTAA
- the TSPAN5 gene encoding tetraspanin-5 isoform X1 yields MSGKHYKGPEVSCCIKYFIFGFNVIFWFLGIAFLGIGLWAWNEKGVLSNISSITDLGGFDPVWLFLVVGGVMFILGFAGCIGALRENTFLLKFFSVFLGIIFFLELTAGVLAFVFKDWIKDQLYFFINNNIRAYRDDIDLQNLIDFTQEYWQCCGAFGADDWNLNIYFNCTDSNASRERCGVPFSCCTKDPAEDVINTQCGYDARQKPEVDQQIVIYTKGCVPQFEKWLQDNLTIVAGIFIGIALLQVNSAFPVMNHVEEQQINSLHGGGSCM; encoded by the exons tTCCTTGGCATTGCATTTCTTGGGATTGGATTGTGGGCATGGAATGAAAAG GGAGTGCTATCCAATATCTCCTCAATCACGGATCTGGGAGGCTTTGATCCAGTTTGGCTCTTCCTAGTGGTAGGAGGAGTTATGTTCATTTTGGGATTTGCAGGATGCATCGGAGCTCTGAGAGAAAATACCTTTCTTCTCAAATTT TTTTCAGTATTTCTTGGAATTATTTTCTTCCTGGAACTCACTGCTGGTGTTCTAGCGTTTGTTTTCAAAGACTGGATAAAGGACCAGCTGTATTTCTTTATAAACAACAACATCCGAGCATACAGAGATGACATTGATTTGCAAAACCTCATAGACTTCACACAGGAATAT tggcagtgctgtggggctTTTGGAGCTGATGACTGGAACCTCAATATTTACTTCAACTGCACAGACTCCAATGCAAGCCGAGAGCGCTGTGGTGTGCCCTTTTCTTGTTGCACAAAAGACCCTGCT GAAGATGTTATTAACACTCAGTGTGGCTATGATGCAAGGCAAAAACCA GAAGTTGATCAGCAGATTGTTATCTACACTAAAGGCTGTGTCCCTCAGTTTGAGAAATGGTTGCAGGACAATCTTACCATAGTTGCTGGTATATTCATTGGGATAGCATTACTGCAGGTAAACAGTGCGTTCCCTGTAATGAATCATGTGGAAGAACAGCAGATAAATAGCCTGCATGGTGGGGGGAGCTGTATGTGA